The following are from one region of the Phormidium sp. PBR-2020 genome:
- the mutS gene encoding DNA mismatch repair protein MutS: MSASSPQPSPQQPAFGRDRTPANADYRQLNVDDLTPMMQHYVETKQQHLNALLLYRVGDFFECFFQDAVTVSQELELVLTSKDGGKKIGRVPMTGVPHHALDRYATVLVDKGFAVAICDQIEDAAAAASEKRMVERQITRVLTPGTLVEEGMLSASRNNFLAAVVFVKQKWGLAHADISTGEFFTTEGRGLDHLTQELMRLQPSEVLIPSQSPNPGRLIRAGEASDEIPESLPRQFCYALRPASAFEASSTRQRLLHRYHLRSLEGLGCDHLPLAVRAAGGLLEYLENTFEQDVEDRRAGANPGVRQLPLQRLRTYAIADYLILDAQSRRNLEILETVRDGSRHGSLLWAIDHTRTAMGSRALRRWLLQPLMDADEIAARQETIAELLSDASLRERLQACLKQIYDLERLTGRAGSGTANARDLVAIADSMVRLPELAALVVGTHAPYLRAVAEVPEALEQLGKTLHHALVDNPPLHLKEGNLIRGGVNSQLDDMREMVGGDRQWLADLETQERQRTGISTLKVGFNKTFGYYLALPRSKSDLAPDGYIRKQTLTNEERYITPDLKEREARILTAQDDLNRLEYEIFLELRAEVGALADLIREVAQAVAALDVLAGWAELANDQGYCRPQLLNSRQIDIVQGRHPVVEKSLPPGFFVPNSTELGWSEPEPSRGEMPESTGPDVIILTGPNASGKSCYLRQVGLIQLMAQIGSFVPAESATLGLCDRIFTRVGAVDDLATGQSTFMVEMNETANILNHATARSLVLLDEIGRGTATFDGLSIAWAVAEHLATEIQARTIFATHYHELNELASILPNIANYQVTVKEMPNEIIFLHQVRPGGADRSYGIEAGRLAGLPPSVIQRARQVMGQIEQHSKIALGLRQGGPSAKKEVKERRGRYRTPSPQEDGDRPRLQQLDIFGSSSTVNGKS, encoded by the coding sequence ATGAGTGCATCCTCTCCTCAGCCTTCCCCCCAACAGCCCGCTTTTGGACGCGATCGCACCCCGGCGAATGCCGATTATCGGCAACTGAATGTTGATGATCTCACGCCGATGATGCAACATTACGTGGAGACGAAACAGCAGCATCTCAACGCACTGCTGTTATATCGGGTGGGCGACTTTTTTGAGTGTTTTTTTCAAGATGCCGTCACCGTTTCCCAGGAACTGGAACTGGTTTTAACCAGCAAAGATGGCGGTAAAAAGATTGGGCGAGTGCCCATGACCGGGGTCCCTCACCATGCCCTCGATCGCTATGCCACCGTCTTAGTGGACAAAGGCTTTGCGGTGGCCATTTGTGATCAAATCGAAGATGCCGCCGCCGCCGCCAGCGAAAAACGCATGGTGGAGCGTCAAATTACCCGCGTTCTCACCCCCGGAACCCTCGTCGAAGAGGGAATGCTCAGTGCTAGCCGCAACAACTTTCTGGCCGCGGTGGTGTTCGTGAAACAAAAATGGGGATTGGCTCATGCTGATATCTCCACCGGGGAATTTTTCACCACCGAAGGACGGGGCCTCGATCATCTCACTCAGGAACTGATGCGCTTACAGCCCTCAGAAGTCCTCATCCCCAGCCAAAGCCCCAATCCTGGCCGTCTCATTCGGGCCGGAGAAGCCAGTGACGAGATCCCAGAGAGTTTGCCCCGTCAGTTTTGTTACGCCCTACGCCCCGCAAGTGCCTTTGAGGCCAGCAGCACTCGGCAACGGCTCTTACACCGGTATCACCTGCGATCGCTCGAAGGCCTTGGCTGCGACCATCTCCCCTTAGCGGTTCGTGCCGCTGGTGGACTCCTAGAATATCTAGAAAACACCTTTGAGCAGGATGTTGAAGACCGTCGTGCGGGGGCCAATCCCGGTGTTCGTCAACTGCCGTTGCAACGGCTACGCACCTACGCCATTGCCGATTATCTGATTCTCGATGCGCAAAGCCGCCGCAACCTAGAAATCCTAGAAACTGTGCGCGATGGCAGCCGTCATGGCTCCCTACTTTGGGCGATTGATCACACCCGAACCGCCATGGGGTCCCGTGCCTTGCGCCGTTGGCTCTTGCAACCCCTGATGGATGCCGACGAGATTGCTGCCCGTCAGGAGACCATCGCCGAATTATTAAGCGATGCCAGCCTGCGAGAGAGGCTACAAGCCTGCTTAAAACAGATTTATGACCTGGAACGCCTCACCGGTCGTGCCGGCTCTGGAACCGCCAATGCACGAGACCTGGTGGCGATCGCCGATTCCATGGTTCGCTTGCCGGAACTGGCCGCCTTGGTGGTGGGAACTCATGCGCCCTATTTGCGGGCCGTGGCGGAGGTTCCCGAGGCTCTCGAACAGCTCGGCAAGACCCTACATCATGCCCTCGTCGACAATCCTCCCTTGCACCTAAAAGAAGGCAATCTAATTCGAGGGGGAGTTAATAGCCAACTCGATGATATGCGGGAAATGGTGGGGGGCGATCGCCAATGGTTGGCGGACTTGGAAACCCAGGAACGACAACGCACCGGGATTAGTACCCTCAAAGTGGGCTTTAACAAAACCTTTGGTTATTATCTGGCCCTGCCCCGTTCTAAAAGTGACTTAGCCCCCGACGGCTATATCCGCAAACAAACCTTAACCAACGAAGAACGCTACATCACCCCCGATCTCAAAGAACGCGAAGCGCGGATTCTCACGGCCCAGGATGACCTCAATCGTCTCGAATATGAAATTTTCCTAGAACTGCGGGCCGAAGTGGGGGCCTTGGCCGATCTGATTCGGGAGGTGGCCCAAGCGGTTGCCGCCTTAGATGTCTTAGCCGGTTGGGCGGAGTTGGCCAATGACCAGGGCTATTGTCGCCCGCAACTGCTGAACTCCCGGCAGATTGACATTGTGCAAGGTCGTCATCCGGTGGTGGAAAAGTCTCTGCCCCCTGGGTTTTTTGTCCCCAATTCCACTGAGTTAGGCTGGAGTGAGCCGGAACCGTCGAGGGGTGAGATGCCTGAGTCGACAGGTCCTGATGTGATTATCCTAACGGGGCCCAATGCCAGCGGTAAAAGTTGTTATTTGCGCCAAGTGGGGCTGATTCAACTGATGGCCCAGATTGGCAGTTTCGTCCCCGCCGAGTCCGCCACTCTGGGACTGTGCGATCGCATCTTTACCCGAGTGGGGGCAGTGGATGACCTGGCGACGGGCCAGTCCACCTTCATGGTGGAGATGAATGAAACGGCCAACATCCTCAATCACGCCACGGCGCGATCGCTGGTGTTACTCGATGAAATTGGCCGAGGAACCGCCACCTTTGATGGGTTATCCATCGCCTGGGCGGTGGCTGAGCATTTAGCCACGGAGATTCAGGCCCGGACCATCTTTGCCACTCACTATCACGAGTTAAACGAGTTGGCCTCAATTTTACCCAACATTGCTAACTATCAAGTTACCGTCAAGGAGATGCCCAATGAAATCATCTTCCTGCACCAAGTTCGCCCCGGGGGAGCCGATCGCTCCTATGGCATTGAAGCGGGACGCTTAGCGGGCCTACCGCCCTCCGTGATTCAACGGGCCCGTCAGGTTATGGGTCAGATTGAACAGCACAGTAAAATCGCCTTGGGATTACGTCAGGGGGGACCGTCTGCCAAAAAGGAGGTCAAAGAGCGTCGAGGACGCTATCGGACTCCATCTCCCCAGGAGGATGGCGATCGCCCTCGCCTACAACAACTCGATATTTTCGGCAGTAGTTCAACCGTTAATGGTAAATCTTAA
- a CDS encoding AarF/ABC1/UbiB kinase family protein, translated as MNPHPLSQLQRYDADAIARYYQRRPWEAIWRSLVIIWLFAGFVIGLQFDHWFRREPDHKSKRAQQLRKILTHLGPTFIKVGQALSTRPDLIRKDFLEELVKLQDQLPPFSNTVAFKIFERDLGMTVEEAFQDISPSPIAAASLAQVYRAQLHTGEEVAVKVQRPNLLPRLTRDLFLIRLGSRFLSPFLPLNLGHDLTLVVDEFGIKLFEEIDYVNEGHNAEKFAYNFRDNPRVKVPEIYWKYSSRKILVLEWIHGYKLTTTTNLRQAGIDPKAIIEVGVISGLQQLLEHGFFHADPHPGNLFATKDNQMAFIDFGMMDQLDPWMKETLVDAIVHLVNKDYEDLAHAFVKLGFLSPGTDIYPIVPALEMVLGDIVGQSVRDFNIKTVTDRFSELMYEYPFRVPAKFALIIRSVVTQEGLALSLDPNFKIVDLGYPYIAQQLLRGESPQLRRRLLDVLFKDGEFKWNRLENLIEIARTDETFDIIPTAQLGLQYLMSEEGRFLRQQLLLALTEGDRLHTEEVQRLWNLIKEDVKPERIWDAAITSLTEFSAQRASEVASEWFRDVPLSAFNSPTSSLR; from the coding sequence GTGAATCCTCATCCTCTGAGTCAATTACAGCGTTATGACGCAGACGCGATCGCGCGTTACTACCAACGCCGTCCTTGGGAAGCCATTTGGCGATCGCTCGTCATTATCTGGCTTTTTGCTGGATTTGTCATTGGACTTCAGTTCGACCACTGGTTTCGACGAGAACCTGATCACAAGTCTAAACGGGCCCAACAACTGAGAAAAATTTTGACTCATCTTGGCCCAACCTTTATTAAGGTGGGACAAGCTCTCTCGACTCGCCCGGATCTCATCCGCAAGGACTTTCTCGAAGAACTGGTTAAACTACAAGACCAACTACCCCCCTTTAGTAATACCGTCGCCTTTAAGATCTTTGAGCGTGATCTCGGCATGACGGTGGAGGAGGCCTTCCAGGATATCTCCCCGAGTCCCATCGCGGCGGCGAGTCTGGCTCAAGTCTACCGCGCCCAACTCCATACGGGTGAGGAAGTAGCCGTCAAGGTGCAACGTCCCAATTTGCTACCTCGTCTGACTCGGGATTTGTTCCTGATTCGCTTAGGGTCAAGATTTCTCAGCCCCTTTCTACCCCTCAACTTGGGTCATGACCTCACCCTCGTTGTCGATGAGTTTGGCATTAAACTCTTTGAAGAAATCGACTATGTGAATGAGGGGCATAATGCTGAAAAATTCGCCTATAATTTTCGGGATAATCCTCGGGTCAAGGTTCCTGAAATTTACTGGAAATACTCTAGCCGTAAAATTTTGGTACTAGAGTGGATTCATGGCTATAAGCTGACCACAACAACTAATCTGCGCCAAGCCGGAATTGACCCCAAAGCTATTATCGAGGTTGGGGTGATTAGTGGTCTGCAACAACTTCTCGAACATGGATTTTTCCATGCTGATCCTCATCCAGGAAATCTCTTTGCTACCAAAGATAATCAGATGGCCTTCATTGATTTTGGCATGATGGATCAACTCGATCCCTGGATGAAGGAAACTCTGGTCGATGCGATCGTCCATTTGGTGAACAAGGACTATGAAGACTTGGCTCATGCCTTTGTAAAACTGGGGTTCCTCTCCCCCGGAACCGATATTTATCCCATTGTTCCGGCCCTGGAGATGGTCTTAGGGGACATTGTCGGACAGAGTGTGCGAGACTTTAATATCAAAACGGTTACGGATCGCTTTTCTGAGTTGATGTATGAGTATCCGTTTCGGGTTCCGGCGAAGTTTGCCCTGATTATTCGCTCGGTGGTGACTCAGGAGGGGTTGGCTCTGAGTTTAGATCCCAATTTCAAAATTGTTGATTTAGGCTATCCCTATATTGCTCAGCAATTGCTACGGGGAGAATCTCCCCAATTGCGCCGTCGTTTGTTGGATGTGCTGTTCAAAGATGGCGAGTTTAAATGGAACCGTTTGGAAAACTTGATTGAAATTGCCCGAACTGATGAGACGTTTGATATCATTCCTACGGCACAGTTAGGCTTGCAATATCTCATGTCTGAGGAAGGACGCTTTCTGCGGCAACAGTTGTTGTTGGCTCTGACGGAGGGCGATCGCCTACATACGGAAGAAGTGCAACGGTTATGGAATCTGATCAAGGAAGACGTTAAACCTGAGCGCATCTGGGATGCAGCGATCACCTCCCTGACGGAGTTTTCCGCTCAACGGGCCTCAGAAGTGGCCTCAGAATGGTTCCGAGATGTGCCCCTGAGTGCCTTTAATAGCCCCACCTCTTCCCTTCGTTAA